A single genomic interval of Burkholderia cepacia ATCC 25416 harbors:
- a CDS encoding ABC transporter ATP-binding protein, translating into MASVLLRNIAKRYDETEVLRNVNLDIADGEFVVFVGPSGCGKSTLMRMIAGLEDISSGDLLIDGAKVNDVPSAKRGIAMVFQSYALYPHMTLYDNMAFGLKLAGAKKPEIDQAVKNAAKILHIDHLLDRKPKQLSGGQRQRVAIGRAITRKPKVFLFDEPLSNLDAALRVKMRLEFARLHDELKTTMIYVTHDQVEAMTLADKIVVLSGGAVQQVGTPNELYHAPANQFVAGFIGSPKMNFLKGSVDSVDAGGVLVRFDSGETQRVAVEAAGLQRGAAVTVGVRPEHLKVEAAATGVAARTMAVESLGDAAYLYAESAVAPDGLIARIPPLDTYRTGEALHVHAQAEHCHLFDEHGQAFRRLSVHAKAA; encoded by the coding sequence ATGGCAAGCGTGCTCCTGCGCAATATCGCGAAGCGCTACGACGAAACCGAAGTGCTGCGCAACGTGAACCTCGACATCGCCGACGGCGAATTCGTCGTGTTCGTCGGCCCGAGCGGCTGCGGAAAATCCACGCTGATGCGGATGATCGCGGGCCTCGAGGACATCTCGAGCGGCGACCTGCTGATCGACGGCGCGAAGGTCAACGACGTGCCGAGCGCGAAGCGCGGCATCGCGATGGTGTTCCAGTCGTATGCGCTGTACCCGCACATGACGCTGTACGACAACATGGCGTTCGGCCTGAAGCTCGCCGGCGCGAAGAAGCCCGAGATCGACCAGGCGGTGAAGAACGCCGCGAAGATCCTGCACATCGACCATCTGCTCGACCGCAAGCCGAAGCAGCTGTCGGGCGGCCAGCGGCAGCGTGTCGCGATCGGCCGCGCGATCACGCGCAAGCCGAAGGTGTTCCTGTTCGACGAGCCGCTGTCGAACCTCGACGCGGCGCTGCGCGTGAAGATGCGGCTGGAGTTCGCGCGGCTGCACGACGAGCTCAAGACGACGATGATCTACGTGACGCACGACCAGGTCGAGGCGATGACGCTCGCGGACAAGATCGTCGTGCTGTCGGGCGGCGCGGTGCAGCAGGTCGGCACGCCGAACGAGCTTTACCACGCGCCGGCGAACCAGTTCGTCGCGGGCTTCATCGGGTCGCCGAAGATGAACTTCCTGAAGGGCAGCGTCGATTCGGTCGATGCCGGCGGCGTGCTCGTGCGCTTCGACAGCGGCGAGACGCAGCGCGTCGCGGTCGAGGCGGCGGGGCTGCAGCGCGGCGCGGCGGTGACGGTCGGCGTGCGGCCCGAGCACCTGAAGGTCGAAGCCGCGGCCACCGGCGTGGCCGCGCGGACGATGGCCGTGGAATCGCTCGGCGATGCCGCGTACCTGTATGCGGAGTCGGCCGTCGCGCCGGACGGGCTGATCGCGCGGATTCCGCCGCTCGACACGTACCGCACCGGCGAGGCGCTCCACGTGCACGCGCAGGCCGAGCACTGCCACCTGTTCGACGAACACGGCCAGGCGTTCCGCCGGCTGAGCGTGCACGCGAAGGCCGCATGA
- a CDS encoding sugar-binding transcriptional regulator, whose translation MSKSSEKLDLATRAAWLYYVAGDTQNEIAEKLQVSRPVAQRLVAFAVEKNLIRVRVDHQLADCLDLGAQLSKRYGLAMCEVVPVDADAPDAIDRKLAVAGAQVMERYLNETRPMVIAVSSGRTLKAAVAQIAQIDRPQHRLVSMVGAIAADGSSNRYDVAQYISEKTGSKHFLLPAPLFADSAAERAQWCNHRLYRIVEALSGQADVAFVGIGNIGPHCPLYEDGFITEQERDEMTALGAVAELLGVPIDAQGKLIDVSTGTRVTSVSLATPPKRPTIAFAGGPKKRDAVIAALRGGWMSGLVTDETCARAALEA comes from the coding sequence GTGTCCAAGTCCTCAGAAAAACTCGATCTCGCCACGCGTGCCGCGTGGCTCTACTACGTCGCGGGCGACACGCAGAACGAGATCGCGGAAAAGCTGCAGGTGTCGCGCCCGGTCGCACAACGCCTCGTCGCGTTCGCGGTCGAGAAGAACCTGATCCGCGTGCGCGTCGACCACCAGCTCGCCGACTGCCTCGATCTCGGCGCGCAGCTGTCGAAGCGCTACGGCCTCGCGATGTGCGAAGTCGTGCCTGTCGATGCCGATGCGCCCGACGCGATCGACCGCAAGCTGGCCGTCGCCGGTGCGCAGGTGATGGAGCGCTACCTGAACGAAACGCGGCCGATGGTGATCGCGGTCAGCAGCGGCCGGACGCTGAAGGCCGCGGTCGCACAGATCGCGCAGATCGACCGACCGCAGCACCGCCTCGTGTCGATGGTCGGCGCGATCGCGGCCGACGGTTCGTCGAACCGCTACGACGTCGCGCAGTACATCTCCGAGAAAACCGGCAGCAAGCACTTCCTGCTGCCCGCGCCGCTGTTCGCCGACAGCGCCGCCGAGCGCGCGCAGTGGTGCAATCACCGGCTGTACCGGATCGTCGAGGCGCTGTCGGGCCAGGCCGACGTCGCGTTCGTCGGGATCGGCAACATCGGCCCGCACTGCCCGCTCTACGAAGACGGCTTCATCACCGAACAGGAGCGCGACGAGATGACCGCGCTCGGCGCGGTGGCCGAACTGCTTGGCGTGCCGATCGACGCGCAAGGCAAGCTGATCGATGTGTCGACCGGCACGCGCGTGACGAGCGTGTCGCTCGCCACGCCGCCGAAGCGCCCGACGATCGCGTTCGCGGGCGGCCCGAAGAAACGCGATGCGGTGATCGCCGCATTGCGCGGCGGCTGGATGTCGGGGCTCGTCACCGACGAGACGTGCGCGAGGGCGGCGCTGGAAGCGTAG
- a CDS encoding carbohydrate ABC transporter permease has translation MRHLRLPLSHAHAPSVGDASSPPGAPRRARGGASWLVSPSVAVLLLWMSIPLAMTIWYSFSRYNLLNPDVKGFAGLDNYRFLATDPSFLPAIWHTLVLIGAVLAITVVGGVLMAVLFDRKFYGQGVARLFAIAPFFVMPTVSALIWKNMILHPVYGLVANAMRALGMTPIDWFADYPLTAVIIIVAWQWLPFAFLILFTAIQSLDQEQKEAARIDGAGPIAMFFYITLPHLKRAIAVVVMMETIFLLSIFAEIYTTTGGGPGDATTNLSYLIYALGLQQFDVGLASAGGIIAVVVANVVSFFLVRMLARNLKGEYEK, from the coding sequence ATGCGTCATTTACGTCTTCCCCTGAGCCATGCTCACGCGCCGTCGGTCGGCGACGCGTCGTCGCCGCCCGGCGCGCCGCGCCGCGCGCGCGGCGGCGCGAGCTGGCTCGTCTCGCCGTCCGTCGCGGTGCTGCTGCTGTGGATGTCGATCCCGCTCGCGATGACGATCTGGTATTCGTTCTCGCGCTACAACCTGCTGAACCCGGACGTGAAAGGTTTCGCCGGGCTCGACAACTACCGCTTCCTCGCGACCGATCCGTCGTTCCTGCCCGCGATCTGGCACACGCTCGTGCTGATCGGCGCGGTGCTCGCGATCACGGTGGTCGGCGGCGTGCTGATGGCCGTGCTGTTCGACCGCAAGTTCTACGGGCAGGGCGTCGCGCGCCTGTTCGCGATCGCGCCGTTCTTCGTGATGCCGACGGTGTCCGCGCTGATCTGGAAGAACATGATCCTGCATCCGGTGTACGGGCTCGTCGCGAACGCGATGCGCGCGCTCGGGATGACGCCGATCGACTGGTTCGCCGACTACCCGCTCACCGCGGTGATCATCATCGTCGCGTGGCAGTGGCTGCCGTTCGCGTTCCTGATCCTGTTCACCGCGATCCAGTCGCTCGACCAGGAGCAGAAGGAAGCCGCGCGCATCGACGGCGCGGGCCCGATCGCGATGTTCTTCTACATCACGCTGCCGCACCTGAAGCGCGCGATCGCCGTGGTCGTGATGATGGAGACGATCTTCCTGCTGTCGATCTTCGCGGAGATCTACACCACGACCGGCGGCGGCCCCGGCGACGCGACGACCAACCTGTCGTACCTGATCTACGCGCTCGGCCTGCAGCAGTTCGACGTCGGCCTCGCGTCCGCGGGCGGCATCATCGCCGTCGTGGTCGCGAACGTCGTGTCGTTCTTCCTGGTGCGGATGCTCGCGCGCAACCTGAAGGGGGAGTACGAAAAATGA
- a CDS encoding ABC transporter substrate-binding protein: MQRKMLDAAARCFAGAALATAACAASAGTLTIATLNNPDMIELKKLSPAFEKANPDIKLNWVILEENVLRQRATTDITTGSGQFDVMAIGTYETPQWGKRGWLAPITGLPADYDLNDIVKTARDSLSYNGQLYALPFYVESSMTFYRKDLFAAKGLKMPDQPTYDQIAEFADKLTDKAKGTYGICLRGKAGWGENMAYVSTVVNTFGGRWFDENWNAQLTSPEWKKAITFYVNLLKKDGPPGASSNGFNENLTLTASGKCAMWIDATVAAGMLYNKQQSQVADRIGFAAAPVAATPKGSHWLWAWALAVPKTSKQQDAARKFIAWATSKQYIEMVGKDEGWASVPPGTRTSTYQRPEYKAAAPFSDFVLKAIETADPNDPSLKKVPYTGVQYVGIPEFQSFGTVVGQSIAGAVAGQMTVDQALAAGQAAADRAVRQAGYKK; this comes from the coding sequence ATGCAACGAAAGATGCTCGACGCCGCCGCACGCTGCTTCGCCGGAGCCGCGCTCGCGACGGCGGCCTGCGCCGCGTCCGCCGGCACGCTGACGATCGCGACGCTGAACAATCCCGACATGATCGAGCTGAAGAAGCTGTCGCCGGCGTTCGAGAAGGCGAACCCGGACATCAAGCTGAACTGGGTGATCCTCGAGGAAAACGTGCTGCGCCAGCGCGCGACGACCGACATCACGACCGGCAGCGGCCAGTTCGACGTGATGGCGATCGGCACCTACGAGACGCCGCAGTGGGGCAAGCGCGGCTGGCTCGCGCCGATCACGGGCCTGCCCGCCGACTACGACCTGAACGACATCGTGAAGACCGCGCGCGACAGCCTGTCGTACAACGGCCAGCTGTACGCGCTGCCGTTCTACGTCGAGAGCTCGATGACGTTCTACCGCAAGGACCTGTTCGCGGCGAAGGGGCTGAAGATGCCCGACCAGCCGACCTACGACCAGATCGCCGAGTTCGCGGACAAGCTCACCGACAAGGCGAAGGGGACCTACGGGATCTGCCTGCGCGGCAAGGCCGGGTGGGGCGAGAACATGGCGTACGTGTCGACGGTCGTGAACACGTTCGGCGGGCGCTGGTTCGACGAGAACTGGAATGCGCAGCTGACGTCGCCGGAATGGAAGAAGGCGATCACGTTCTACGTGAACCTGCTGAAGAAGGACGGCCCGCCGGGAGCGAGCTCGAACGGCTTCAACGAGAACCTGACGCTCACCGCATCGGGCAAGTGCGCGATGTGGATCGACGCGACGGTCGCGGCCGGGATGCTCTACAACAAGCAGCAGTCGCAGGTGGCCGACAGGATCGGCTTCGCGGCCGCGCCGGTCGCCGCCACGCCGAAGGGCTCGCACTGGCTGTGGGCGTGGGCGCTGGCCGTGCCGAAGACGTCGAAGCAGCAGGACGCCGCGCGCAAGTTCATCGCATGGGCGACGTCGAAGCAGTACATCGAGATGGTCGGCAAGGACGAAGGCTGGGCGTCGGTGCCGCCGGGCACGCGCACGTCGACCTACCAGCGCCCCGAGTACAAGGCCGCCGCGCCGTTCTCGGACTTCGTGCTGAAGGCGATCGAGACGGCCGACCCGAACGATCCGTCGCTGAAGAAGGTGCCGTACACGGGCGTGCAGTACGTCGGGATTCCTGAATTCCAGTCGTTCGGCACGGTGGTCGGCCAGTCGATCGCCGGTGCGGTCGCGGGCCAGATGACGGTCGACCAGGCGCTCGCCGCCGGGCAGGCCGCCGCGGACCGCGCGGTACGGCAGGCCGGCTACAAGAAGTAA
- a CDS encoding HAD family hydrolase — protein sequence MSANVLICDCDGVLIDSEAVAADVIVRELDARWPGVDARPAVMPLLGLRIERVLAGAGDAVGRTLSAGDVDAIRRAVEAAAVNAPMVDGIDAALDAIQLTTACASNSYRAYVEAALARTGLARFFGDRLFCADAVARPKPAPDVYLAAARTLGVVPAQCLVVEDSATGITAAAAAGMTVLGFVGGGHASAAQIDALRGIGARHVFDDMHELPGYVARWQATGAVLPN from the coding sequence ATGAGCGCGAACGTCCTGATCTGCGATTGCGACGGTGTACTGATCGACAGCGAGGCCGTGGCGGCCGACGTGATCGTGCGCGAGCTCGACGCGCGCTGGCCGGGCGTCGATGCGCGGCCGGCCGTGATGCCGTTGCTCGGGCTGCGCATCGAGCGCGTGCTGGCCGGCGCGGGCGACGCCGTCGGGCGCACGCTGTCGGCCGGCGATGTCGACGCGATCCGCCGCGCGGTCGAGGCGGCGGCCGTTAACGCGCCGATGGTCGACGGCATCGATGCGGCGCTGGACGCGATTCAGTTGACGACGGCCTGCGCGAGCAACAGCTACCGCGCCTACGTCGAGGCGGCGCTGGCGCGCACCGGCCTCGCGCGCTTCTTCGGCGACCGGCTGTTCTGCGCGGATGCCGTCGCACGGCCGAAGCCCGCGCCGGACGTGTATCTCGCGGCCGCGCGTACGCTCGGCGTCGTGCCTGCGCAGTGCCTCGTGGTCGAGGACAGCGCGACCGGCATCACCGCGGCCGCCGCGGCCGGCATGACCGTGCTCGGCTTCGTCGGCGGCGGGCATGCGTCGGCTGCGCAGATCGACGCGCTGCGCGGGATCGGCGCGCGTCACGTATTCGACGACATGCACGAACTGCCCGGCTACGTCGCGCGCTGGCAGGCGACCGGCGCGGTGCTGCCGAACTAG
- a CDS encoding helix-turn-helix domain-containing protein: MAMPEVCQTLTAREKAVLKWTAAGKTYADIGLILSIYGRTAKFHLMNVMRKLRAANKAEAVMKATMPGFLQ, from the coding sequence ATGGCGATGCCGGAGGTGTGCCAGACGCTGACGGCGCGCGAGAAGGCGGTGCTGAAATGGACTGCGGCAGGCAAGACGTATGCCGATATCGGATTGATTCTGTCCATCTATGGCCGGACCGCGAAGTTTCACCTGATGAACGTGATGCGCAAGCTTCGTGCGGCCAACAAGGCGGAGGCCGTCATGAAGGCCACGATGCCCGGGTTTCTGCAGTGA
- a CDS encoding LysR family transcriptional regulator, with protein MENLGGFVVFVQVAETRSFVAAGRALGLSASAIGKRIARLEARLKVRLFHRSTRSITLTAEGTRFLERCRRVIAELDAAEQELTHSAEAPRGRLRVSLPTIGTLLLPVLADFMAAYPEIELDIDFSDRLVDVVDEGFDAVLRTGQPSDSRLSSRLLGHFRQHLVASPGYLDRHGTPRTPADLAQHRCLHYRFPTSGKLETWPLRVPRAGTPPEVPVAMVSNSAEARLCFALRGLGIACLPIFFVREALADGTLRAVLDEHVASCTPVYVLWPSGRHPTPKLRAFVDYMAAHLPL; from the coding sequence ATGGAAAACCTCGGCGGCTTCGTCGTGTTCGTTCAGGTCGCGGAAACGCGCAGTTTCGTCGCGGCCGGACGTGCGCTCGGGCTATCGGCTTCGGCGATCGGCAAACGCATCGCGCGGCTCGAGGCGCGGCTGAAGGTGCGGCTCTTTCACCGCAGCACGCGCAGCATCACGTTGACCGCCGAAGGCACGCGCTTTCTCGAACGGTGCCGGCGCGTGATCGCCGAGCTCGACGCGGCCGAGCAGGAACTGACGCACAGTGCCGAAGCGCCACGCGGGCGCTTGCGCGTGAGCCTGCCGACGATCGGCACGCTGCTGCTGCCGGTGCTCGCCGATTTCATGGCCGCGTATCCGGAGATCGAGCTCGACATCGATTTCAGCGACCGGCTCGTCGACGTCGTCGACGAAGGGTTCGACGCGGTGCTGCGCACCGGCCAGCCCTCGGATTCCCGGCTGTCGTCGCGGCTGCTCGGCCACTTCCGCCAGCACCTCGTCGCGTCCCCCGGTTATCTCGACCGGCACGGCACGCCGCGCACGCCGGCCGATCTCGCGCAGCACCGCTGCCTGCACTACCGTTTCCCGACCAGCGGCAAGCTCGAGACCTGGCCGCTGCGCGTGCCGCGCGCGGGCACGCCGCCCGAAGTGCCGGTCGCGATGGTCAGCAACAGTGCGGAAGCGCGCCTGTGCTTCGCGCTGCGCGGGCTCGGCATCGCGTGCCTGCCCATCTTCTTCGTGCGCGAGGCGCTCGCGGACGGCACGCTGCGCGCGGTGCTCGACGAACACGTCGCGAGCTGCACGCCGGTCTACGTGCTGTGGCCGTCGGGCCGCCACCCGACGCCGAAGCTGCGCGCGTTCGTCGATTACATGGCCGCGCACCTGCCGCTGTGA
- a CDS encoding MFS transporter: protein MSDCTTIDDELAVQPVQAGARLPVANLLALATAAFITILTEALPAGLLPLMSTDLRVPEALIGQLVTVYALGSIVAAIPLVAATRAMRRRTLLLAALAGFVVSNALTAVSPYYALTLAARFVAGMAAGLLWALLAGYASRMVDASLRGRAIAVAMLGAPVAMSIGIPAGTALGAALGWRVAFAGITLAALVLIGWIRWRLPDYPGQPAGAREPVLGVMTLPGVRPVLTVMFAYVLAHNMLYTYVAPFLAGVRMGAQVDAVLLVFGIASLVGIALTGAWIGAAQRRLTLASIALFAIAAAMLGAGSGMAIVYAGVALWGLAFGGAPTLFQTAAANAAGEAADVAQSMLVTVWNLAIAGGGIAGGMLLGATGAGAIPWVLVALLAAAWVGAWRARRHAFPAPRAA from the coding sequence ATGAGCGACTGCACGACGATCGATGACGAGCTGGCCGTTCAGCCGGTGCAGGCCGGCGCGCGCCTGCCGGTTGCGAACCTGCTGGCGCTCGCGACGGCCGCGTTCATCACGATTCTCACCGAGGCGTTGCCGGCCGGCCTGCTGCCGCTGATGAGCACCGACCTGCGCGTGCCCGAGGCGCTGATCGGCCAGCTCGTGACCGTGTATGCGCTCGGCTCGATCGTCGCGGCGATTCCGCTCGTCGCCGCGACGCGCGCGATGCGCCGGCGCACGCTGCTGCTCGCGGCGCTGGCCGGCTTCGTCGTGTCGAATGCGCTGACGGCCGTGTCGCCGTACTACGCGCTGACGCTCGCCGCGCGCTTCGTCGCGGGGATGGCGGCCGGGCTGCTGTGGGCGCTGCTCGCCGGCTACGCGAGCCGGATGGTCGATGCCTCGTTGCGTGGCCGGGCGATCGCGGTCGCGATGCTCGGCGCGCCGGTCGCGATGTCGATCGGCATTCCGGCCGGCACCGCACTCGGCGCGGCGCTCGGGTGGCGCGTCGCGTTCGCGGGTATCACGCTCGCGGCGCTCGTGCTGATCGGCTGGATCCGTTGGCGTCTGCCCGATTATCCGGGGCAGCCGGCCGGCGCGCGCGAGCCGGTGCTCGGCGTGATGACGCTGCCCGGCGTGCGGCCGGTGCTGACCGTGATGTTCGCGTACGTGCTGGCGCACAACATGCTGTATACGTACGTCGCGCCGTTTCTCGCGGGCGTGCGGATGGGCGCGCAGGTCGATGCGGTGCTGCTCGTGTTCGGTATCGCGTCGCTGGTCGGCATCGCGCTGACGGGCGCGTGGATCGGCGCCGCGCAACGGCGGCTGACGCTCGCCAGCATCGCGTTGTTCGCCATCGCGGCGGCGATGCTCGGCGCCGGTTCCGGCATGGCGATCGTCTATGCGGGTGTCGCGCTGTGGGGGCTCGCGTTCGGCGGCGCGCCGACGCTGTTCCAGACGGCCGCCGCGAACGCCGCGGGAGAGGCCGCGGATGTCGCGCAGTCGATGCTCGTGACGGTGTGGAACCTCGCGATCGCGGGTGGCGGAATCGCGGGCGGGATGCTGCTCGGCGCAACCGGGGCGGGCGCGATTCCGTGGGTGCTCGTCGCGCTGCTGGCGGCCGCGTGGGTCGGCGCATGGCGGGCTCGCCGGCATGCGTTTCCGGCGCCGCGCGCCGCGTGA
- a CDS encoding carbohydrate ABC transporter permease, with protein sequence MSDLTFEGRRVPAVFDLVRRALPGTLAWLIALLLFFPIFWMAITAFKTEQQAYASTLFFMPTLDSFREVFARSNYFSFAWNSVLISAGVTVISLLFAVPAAYAMAFFPNHRTQKVLLWMLSTKMMPSVGVLVPIYLLWKNAGLLDTVSGLVIVYTLINLPIAVWMTFTYFNEIPKDILEAGRIDGASTWQEIVYLLMPMALPGLASTALLLVILSWNEAFWSINLSSSNAAPLTVFIASYSSPEGLFWAKLSAASLLAVAPILIVGWLSQKQLVRGLTFGAVK encoded by the coding sequence ATGAGCGACCTGACCTTCGAAGGCCGGCGCGTGCCGGCCGTGTTCGACCTCGTGCGGCGTGCGCTGCCCGGCACGCTCGCGTGGCTGATCGCGCTCCTGCTGTTCTTCCCGATCTTCTGGATGGCGATCACCGCGTTCAAGACCGAGCAGCAGGCGTATGCGTCGACGCTGTTCTTCATGCCGACGCTCGACAGCTTCCGCGAGGTATTCGCGCGCAGCAACTACTTTTCGTTCGCCTGGAATTCGGTGCTGATCTCGGCCGGCGTCACGGTGATCTCGCTGCTGTTCGCGGTGCCGGCCGCGTACGCGATGGCGTTCTTCCCGAACCACCGCACGCAGAAGGTGCTGCTGTGGATGCTGTCGACGAAGATGATGCCGTCGGTCGGCGTGCTCGTGCCGATCTACCTGCTGTGGAAAAACGCGGGGCTGCTCGATACCGTGTCGGGCCTCGTGATCGTCTACACGCTGATCAACCTGCCGATCGCGGTGTGGATGACCTTCACGTACTTCAACGAGATCCCGAAGGACATCCTCGAAGCCGGGCGCATCGACGGCGCGTCGACGTGGCAGGAGATCGTCTACCTGCTGATGCCGATGGCGCTGCCGGGGCTCGCCTCCACCGCGCTGCTGCTCGTGATCCTGTCGTGGAACGAAGCGTTCTGGAGCATCAACCTGTCGAGCTCGAACGCCGCGCCGCTCACCGTGTTCATCGCGTCGTACTCGAGCCCCGAAGGGCTGTTCTGGGCAAAGCTGTCCGCAGCTTCCCTGCTGGCGGTCGCGCCGATCCTGATCGTCGGCTGGCTGTCGCAGAAGCAGCTCGTGCGCGGGCTCACGTTCGGAGCCGTCAAATGA
- a CDS encoding serine hydrolase domain-containing protein, translated as MSSLPVTALRVEPDAALRRRLDDALDRALADARMVGAVVLVAQDGELRYARAVGLADREAGTPMRDDALFRLSSVTKPVVAAAAMRLVAAGRIALDEPVARSLPGFRPTLADGTPAVITLRHLLSHTAGLGYRFLEADGDGPYARAGVSDGMDRSGLSLAENLRRIASVPLQFAPGTSWGYSLSMDVVGALIEAVDGRPLADAVAALVTTPLGMIDTAFVAHDAARFATPYVSTPGAPRRMADVDLVPVFDGTIGIRFEPARVFDADAWPSGGAGMVGTARDCVTLLDALRTGRDGWLEPAWVDEMARVQPGAGELRDAPGFGFGLGFSVLRDPVAAQSPESVGTWRGGGAYGHTWFVDRAAGLTAVALTNTLYEGLDGRIVTAVRDAVYGVETGSAA; from the coding sequence ATGTCATCCCTGCCTGTCACCGCCTTGCGCGTGGAACCGGACGCCGCGCTGCGCCGCCGGCTCGACGACGCGCTGGATCGCGCGCTCGCCGACGCGCGCATGGTCGGCGCGGTCGTGCTGGTCGCGCAGGACGGCGAGCTGCGTTATGCGCGCGCCGTCGGCCTTGCCGATCGGGAAGCCGGCACGCCGATGCGGGACGACGCGCTGTTCCGCCTGTCGTCGGTCACGAAGCCGGTCGTGGCGGCCGCCGCGATGCGGCTGGTCGCGGCGGGGCGCATCGCGCTCGACGAACCGGTCGCCCGCTCGTTGCCCGGATTCCGCCCGACGTTGGCCGACGGCACGCCTGCCGTCATCACGTTGCGTCATCTGCTGTCGCATACGGCCGGCCTCGGCTACCGCTTCCTCGAAGCGGACGGCGACGGCCCGTATGCACGCGCCGGCGTGTCCGACGGAATGGACCGTTCGGGTCTCTCGCTCGCCGAGAACCTGCGGCGCATCGCCAGCGTGCCGCTGCAGTTCGCGCCGGGTACGTCGTGGGGCTATTCGCTGTCGATGGACGTGGTCGGCGCGCTGATCGAGGCAGTCGACGGGCGGCCGCTCGCCGACGCGGTTGCCGCGCTCGTCACGACACCGCTCGGGATGATCGACACCGCGTTCGTCGCGCACGACGCCGCACGCTTCGCGACGCCTTACGTGAGCACGCCGGGCGCTCCGCGCCGGATGGCGGACGTCGATCTCGTGCCGGTGTTCGACGGCACGATCGGCATCCGCTTCGAGCCGGCGCGCGTGTTCGATGCCGATGCGTGGCCGTCGGGCGGCGCGGGGATGGTCGGCACCGCACGCGATTGCGTGACGCTGCTCGATGCGCTGCGCACGGGCCGCGACGGCTGGCTCGAACCCGCATGGGTCGACGAGATGGCGCGCGTCCAGCCGGGTGCGGGCGAACTGCGGGATGCGCCCGGTTTCGGCTTCGGGCTCGGGTTCTCGGTGCTGCGCGATCCGGTGGCCGCGCAGTCGCCGGAGTCGGTCGGCACCTGGCGCGGGGGCGGCGCGTACGGGCACACGTGGTTCGTCGACCGCGCGGCGGGGCTGACGGCCGTCGCGCTGACCAACACGCTGTACGAGGGCCTCGACGGGCGGATCGTGACCGCGGTGCGCGATGCGGTCTACGGCGTCGAAACCGGGAGCGCGGCATGA